One region of Dokdonia sp. 4H-3-7-5 genomic DNA includes:
- a CDS encoding DUF4837 family protein codes for MIKRLFLSVVVASLLFSCGDNDGKPILSQSVGNINNVKVIVTKDQWQGAIGDALRDVLADPVYGLPREEPKFSIDQIPPEAFSGFLLKNRIYLKIKPADSASLTIVKDPYARPQTGIIVTGRSQTQIANLIIDNEERIVTAFKEQELVANQSRIKKALKKTDSLQKVFGVKLNFPNAYRYAEQKPDFFWMRKELKRSGNMNITVYEVPLEAIDKDTLTIKNIIRMRDSIGGKKIPVDDGRFITERAFSPYLQETEIDGKLAYETKGTWEVDGRYMAGPFVNYAVRDEKNGRYLILEGFIFSPSQDQRDNMFELESILKSARLR; via the coding sequence ATGATAAAAAGATTATTTTTAAGTGTAGTAGTGGCATCCTTACTTTTTTCTTGTGGGGATAATGACGGTAAACCCATTTTAAGCCAGTCTGTAGGTAATATTAACAATGTTAAGGTGATTGTGACTAAGGATCAATGGCAGGGAGCTATAGGAGACGCGCTACGCGATGTCTTAGCAGATCCGGTGTACGGATTACCACGTGAGGAGCCTAAGTTTTCTATAGATCAGATTCCGCCAGAAGCTTTTAGTGGTTTTCTACTCAAAAACAGAATTTATCTAAAAATAAAGCCAGCAGATAGTGCCTCTTTAACCATAGTAAAAGACCCATATGCACGCCCACAAACAGGGATAATTGTTACTGGAAGAAGCCAGACACAAATTGCAAACCTGATTATTGATAATGAGGAACGTATTGTAACTGCTTTTAAAGAACAAGAGCTTGTTGCAAACCAAAGTCGAATTAAAAAGGCGCTGAAGAAAACAGATTCTTTACAAAAGGTATTTGGAGTAAAACTTAACTTTCCTAACGCATATAGATATGCAGAACAGAAACCGGATTTCTTCTGGATGCGCAAGGAACTTAAGCGCAGCGGTAACATGAACATCACAGTATATGAAGTGCCGCTAGAGGCAATAGATAAGGATACCTTAACAATAAAGAATATCATACGCATGCGTGATTCTATAGGAGGAAAGAAAATACCAGTAGATGACGGTCGCTTTATTACAGAACGAGCTTTCTCACCATACTTACAAGAAACAGAGATAGATGGAAAGCTAGCTTATGAAACTAAAGGAACATGGGAAGTAGACGGTCGTTATATGGCTGGACCTTTTGTAAACTATGCCGTAAGAGATGAAAAAAATGGGAGATATTTGATATTAGAAGGTTTTATATTCTCCCCATCACAAGACCAGCGTGATAATATGTTTGAGCTTGAGAGTATCTTAAAAAGTGCTAGGTTGAGGTAG
- the gmd gene encoding GDP-mannose 4,6-dehydratase, with protein MSNKVALITGVTGQDGAYLSEFLLKKGYEVHGIKRRSSLFNTDRIDHLYEDPHIDNQRFFLHYGDLTDSTNLFRIIQEVQPDEIYNLGAMSHVQVSFEMPEYTANVDGLGALRLLEAVRALDLEKKTRIYQASTSELYGKVQEVPQSETTPFYPRSPYAVAKLYAYWSTVNHREAYNMFACNGILFNHESPVRGETFVTRKITRATSKIALGLQDKMYLGNLDAKRDWGHAKDYVRMMWMILQADEPEDWVIATGETTTVRDFIKMSFAHIGVTLSFEGEGIDEKGIVTASESADYPVKIGQVVVEVDPKYFRPTEVELLIGDASKAYNKLGWKPEYKLQGLVDDMMQSDLRLMKKDSYLKEGGYKTMNYFE; from the coding sequence ATGAGTAATAAAGTAGCATTAATTACCGGTGTAACTGGTCAAGATGGAGCGTACTTAAGTGAGTTTTTACTAAAGAAAGGCTATGAGGTGCACGGTATTAAACGCAGATCATCTTTATTTAATACAGATAGGATAGATCATCTTTATGAAGACCCACATATCGATAATCAGCGATTTTTTCTTCATTATGGAGACCTTACGGATAGCACAAATCTGTTTAGAATCATACAAGAAGTACAGCCAGATGAGATTTATAATCTGGGCGCAATGAGCCATGTACAGGTATCCTTTGAGATGCCAGAGTATACAGCAAATGTAGATGGATTGGGAGCACTAAGACTCCTTGAGGCAGTGAGAGCTCTAGATCTTGAAAAAAAGACGCGTATTTATCAAGCAAGTACATCAGAATTATATGGAAAGGTACAAGAAGTACCACAGTCTGAGACAACACCTTTTTACCCAAGAAGTCCTTATGCAGTAGCAAAGTTATATGCATACTGGTCTACCGTAAACCATCGTGAAGCTTACAATATGTTTGCGTGTAACGGTATTTTATTTAATCACGAGTCTCCAGTAAGAGGAGAAACTTTTGTGACTAGAAAGATTACTAGAGCCACATCAAAAATAGCTTTAGGGTTACAAGATAAAATGTATCTAGGAAATCTAGACGCAAAGCGTGACTGGGGTCATGCTAAGGATTATGTGAGAATGATGTGGATGATCTTGCAGGCAGATGAGCCAGAAGATTGGGTAATCGCCACGGGAGAGACTACGACGGTACGTGACTTTATAAAAATGTCATTTGCTCATATAGGTGTTACGTTATCTTTTGAAGGAGAAGGAATTGATGAAAAAGGAATCGTTACCGCATCAGAAAGTGCAGATTATCCTGTAAAAATAGGGCAAGTAGTTGTTGAGGTAGATCCCAAATACTTTAGACCTACAGAGGTAGAGCTTTTAATAGGTGATGCTTCAAAAGCCTATAATAAGCTTGGATGGAAACCAGAATATAAACTACAAGGACTGGTAGATGATATGATGCAAAGCGACCTAAGGTTAATGAAAAAAGATAGCTACCTGAAAGAAGGCGGATATAAAACGATGAATTATTTTGAGTAA
- a CDS encoding DUF6909 family protein, translated as MSTQKKQGRTRAQESSSAIERMYITMRHLFNRGFYKPMGVSGETLRESLLILRPEIYGTIAEEKVELDGLLYVIDRLPEGIEQCRFINLTSDEGYKNSHFEPIIPAKRRRNCYRIDEEQMNIEITRGRSEIYDILTHVTFLFIESHKIMKRVLINDEGAVIRDWEKLEKAVLNNEELDQNSWEIATTHTANILGRTFAEVRAIAPLFNTRTNNRRFFELIYWLGKLAIAEVLKEEKRTVTFSPVLRERLGHHIHGEIWANDIKATLKKNNLLGRPLHIISANMHSVMNTLYAPLALKSELKKKSKLEVYEMLSNSGNGALRAKVERAALQNGMIYLPDDSGTNINVQIFDMCKLPVAENDFCSNDVKKEQQPVIIVMDYAFGEQAYETMEELLKPYEEGEDKTYLDVDSVSIMGKAGILEGGKGDLMIPSAHLFEGTADNYPFENELTKEDFEGHGLEVFEGAMVSVLGTSLQNRDILKFFHDSTWSVIGLEMEGAHYQKAIQAAAKLRKSIQEDVKVRYAYYASDNPLETGSTLASGGLGTTGVKPTYLITEKILHQLFTSSK; from the coding sequence ATGAGCACACAAAAAAAACAAGGCCGTACTAGAGCCCAAGAGAGCAGCAGCGCTATAGAACGCATGTATATTACAATGCGTCACCTTTTTAACAGAGGATTTTATAAACCTATGGGAGTCTCTGGTGAGACACTTAGAGAGTCACTTCTTATATTAAGACCAGAAATTTACGGTACCATTGCCGAAGAAAAAGTAGAGCTTGACGGTCTTCTTTACGTTATTGATAGACTTCCAGAAGGAATAGAGCAATGCAGATTCATAAACTTAACAAGTGATGAAGGCTATAAAAACAGCCACTTTGAACCTATTATTCCAGCAAAGCGTCGTCGCAATTGCTACCGCATAGATGAAGAACAAATGAACATCGAGATCACGCGTGGTCGTTCTGAAATTTATGATATTCTTACACACGTGACGTTCTTATTTATTGAGTCTCATAAGATCATGAAGCGTGTCCTCATAAATGATGAAGGCGCAGTGATACGTGACTGGGAAAAGCTAGAAAAAGCAGTATTAAACAATGAAGAGCTAGATCAAAATAGCTGGGAGATCGCAACTACGCATACTGCAAATATCTTAGGACGCACCTTTGCCGAAGTTCGCGCAATTGCACCTCTTTTCAACACGCGTACTAACAATAGGCGCTTCTTTGAGCTTATATACTGGTTAGGTAAACTCGCCATAGCAGAGGTACTTAAAGAAGAGAAACGCACAGTTACCTTTAGTCCTGTCTTAAGAGAGCGATTAGGTCATCACATACACGGTGAGATCTGGGCAAATGATATTAAAGCGACTTTAAAGAAAAATAATCTTTTAGGTAGACCTCTTCATATTATTAGTGCAAACATGCACTCTGTTATGAACACTTTATATGCACCACTTGCACTTAAGTCTGAACTTAAGAAAAAGTCTAAACTGGAGGTATATGAAATGCTTAGTAATAGTGGCAACGGAGCTCTACGCGCCAAAGTAGAGAGAGCTGCATTGCAGAACGGTATGATATATCTACCAGATGATAGTGGTACAAATATCAATGTTCAGATTTTTGATATGTGTAAGCTACCAGTAGCTGAAAATGATTTCTGTAGCAATGATGTAAAAAAGGAGCAGCAGCCCGTTATTATCGTAATGGACTACGCTTTTGGAGAGCAAGCTTATGAAACTATGGAAGAGCTTCTCAAACCGTATGAAGAGGGAGAGGACAAAACCTACTTAGATGTAGATTCTGTTTCTATTATGGGAAAAGCTGGTATCTTAGAAGGTGGAAAGGGGGATCTTATGATACCAAGTGCACACCTTTTTGAAGGAACAGCGGATAATTATCCCTTTGAGAACGAACTTACTAAAGAGGATTTTGAAGGACACGGATTAGAAGTGTTTGAAGGTGCTATGGTTTCTGTATTAGGAACATCACTACAAAATAGAGATATCCTTAAATTCTTCCATGACAGTACGTGGAGTGTGATAGGTCTAGAAATGGAAGGAGCACACTATCAAAAAGCGATACAAGCAGCCGCAAAACTACGTAAGAGTATACAAGAAGATGTAAAAGTAAGATATGCGTATTATGCTAGTGATAACCCATTAGAAACGGGTAGCACACTCGCATCTGGCGGATTAGGAACTACAGGAGTGAAACCTACCTACCTAATCACCGAAAAGATATTGCACCAACTATTTACTTCTAGTAAGTAA
- a CDS encoding lytic transglycosylase domain-containing protein: MTLMQHNFKISLVASILLFSAFAKAQDTLSYEAYKQKAPVVKEDKKPALQRDTIKVVDTVITNTISQDLPQVLLDTQVRDSITFNLPDNPQAALIDMRWRKELARMDLFDSINNIRESHTYQPEVNLELPTDTLKKRLAEINARTPFNVEYNPSLESVINRYLKRHKPTMEKLMAVSQFYFPMFEERLDKYDIPLEMKYLAIVESALRPRAKSRVGATGLWQFMFATGKMFNLEVNSYVDDRMDPIAATEAACAYLSQLYDIHGDWDLALASYNSGPGNVSKAIRRSGGATNYWNIRNNLPRETAGYVPAFLATMYLFEYADEHGYTPERAPVNYFATDTIHIKQSIALDQVSSIVGIPLEIVQFLNPQYKLDIIPVVKDKKYYVRLPIESVGKFVQNEQAIYAFAKAELDKREKPLPEVLTASSQVRYRVRSGDYLGKIASKYGVGVSQIKKWNNLRSNALKIGQRLTIYPRKPVTSSSSSSSKKTVSFKGKKTYIVQDGDSLWKIANKFPGVSIDNIKVWNDISSSKLKPGTKLRVSK; the protein is encoded by the coding sequence ATGACTTTAATGCAACATAATTTTAAAATATCCCTAGTAGCTTCTATACTCTTGTTTTCCGCTTTCGCGAAAGCGCAAGACACTCTCTCATATGAGGCTTATAAACAGAAAGCTCCGGTTGTAAAAGAAGATAAAAAACCGGCACTCCAAAGAGATACTATCAAAGTAGTAGATACTGTCATTACCAATACAATCTCTCAAGATTTACCTCAAGTATTACTGGATACACAAGTGAGAGATTCTATAACGTTCAACTTACCAGATAATCCTCAGGCAGCACTTATAGATATGCGTTGGCGTAAGGAACTGGCAAGAATGGATCTATTTGATTCTATAAATAATATACGTGAAAGTCACACGTACCAGCCAGAAGTAAACTTAGAACTTCCTACAGACACACTAAAAAAACGCCTTGCCGAAATAAATGCGCGTACTCCATTTAACGTGGAGTATAACCCGTCGCTAGAAAGTGTTATAAATCGATATTTAAAGCGCCATAAACCTACGATGGAGAAGTTAATGGCAGTGAGCCAGTTTTACTTCCCTATGTTTGAGGAGCGTCTCGATAAGTATGACATCCCTCTAGAGATGAAATATCTCGCCATTGTAGAAAGTGCACTGCGACCTAGAGCAAAATCTAGAGTAGGAGCAACGGGATTATGGCAATTTATGTTTGCAACGGGTAAAATGTTTAACCTTGAAGTAAACAGCTATGTAGATGATCGCATGGATCCTATTGCAGCAACAGAGGCTGCTTGTGCTTACCTATCACAACTCTATGATATTCATGGCGACTGGGATCTTGCACTGGCTTCTTATAACTCTGGTCCAGGAAATGTGTCTAAAGCCATAAGACGTTCTGGAGGTGCTACAAATTACTGGAATATTAGAAATAATCTACCTAGAGAAACCGCTGGTTATGTACCTGCGTTTCTAGCCACCATGTATCTTTTTGAATATGCAGATGAGCATGGATACACACCAGAAAGAGCTCCTGTAAATTACTTTGCAACAGATACCATTCACATAAAACAAAGTATTGCGCTAGATCAGGTTTCTAGTATTGTGGGAATTCCTTTGGAGATTGTTCAATTTCTAAATCCGCAGTATAAATTGGATATTATTCCAGTGGTAAAGGACAAGAAATATTACGTGCGACTTCCTATTGAGAGTGTGGGTAAATTTGTACAAAATGAACAGGCTATTTACGCTTTTGCGAAAGCAGAACTAGACAAAAGAGAAAAACCATTACCAGAAGTGCTTACGGCAAGCTCTCAGGTGAGATACCGAGTGCGTAGCGGTGATTATCTAGGAAAGATAGCAAGCAAATACGGTGTAGGTGTAAGCCAAATCAAGAAGTGGAATAACCTACGATCAAATGCTCTTAAAATAGGGCAGCGATTAACTATTTACCCAAGAAAACCTGTTACCAGTAGCTCCTCAAGTAGCAGTAAAAAAACAGTCTCATTTAAAGGAAAGAAAACATATATCGTTCAAGACGGTGACTCGCTTTGGAAAATTGCAAATAAGTTTCCTGGGGTAAGCATTGATAATATTAAAGTTTGGAATGATATTAGTAGTAGTAAACTGAAGCCCGGAACGAAACTACGTGTTTCTAAATAA
- a CDS encoding M23 family metallopeptidase: MAEKKEKKKKIAKKLLHKYRLVILNEDTFEERISFKLTRLNVFILVGISAIILIALTTLLIAFTPLREYIPGYSSTKLKRNATLLVAKTDSIENAIRVNEQYYSSIRRVLSGDVEELEFDRDSIRDAVFNDEEIYVLPSREDSLLRQTVEQEDKYNVFDKAIEDTDFSLFPPVKGTISSEYNASQKHFAVDIVTVKDAPVKAAADGTVIFAEWTAETGHVLIINHGKNLITVYKHNASLNKSQGALVQAGEVIATVGNTGEYSTGPHLHFELWSNGYPINPTNFIDFN, from the coding sequence ATGGCAGAAAAAAAAGAGAAGAAAAAAAAGATTGCAAAAAAGCTACTGCACAAGTATCGCTTAGTTATTCTCAATGAAGATACTTTTGAGGAGCGTATTTCTTTTAAACTCACACGACTCAATGTGTTTATTCTAGTAGGTATATCTGCTATTATTCTTATTGCACTTACCACTTTACTTATCGCATTTACACCATTAAGGGAATATATTCCTGGTTACTCAAGCACAAAACTCAAGCGCAATGCGACGCTACTCGTTGCAAAAACAGATTCTATAGAAAATGCAATTAGAGTAAATGAGCAATACTACTCTTCTATACGTAGAGTATTGAGTGGTGATGTAGAAGAGCTAGAATTTGATAGAGATTCTATACGCGATGCCGTATTTAATGATGAAGAAATATATGTGCTTCCAAGTAGAGAGGACAGTTTATTGAGACAAACTGTAGAACAGGAAGACAAGTACAATGTGTTTGATAAAGCTATTGAGGATACAGATTTCTCACTGTTTCCTCCAGTTAAAGGAACCATATCATCTGAATATAATGCTAGTCAAAAACACTTTGCAGTAGACATTGTAACTGTAAAAGATGCTCCTGTAAAAGCCGCAGCAGATGGAACTGTGATTTTTGCCGAGTGGACTGCAGAGACAGGTCATGTACTTATCATCAATCATGGTAAGAACCTTATTACCGTATATAAACACAATGCTTCTCTTAATAAGTCACAAGGAGCCTTGGTTCAAGCAGGAGAAGTTATTGCCACGGTGGGTAATACAGGTGAGTATAGTACTGGACCACACTTACATTTTGAGTTGTGGAGTAATGGGTACCCTATAAATCCGACTAATTTTATAGATTTTAACTAA
- a CDS encoding FkbM family methyltransferase, which yields MSFYNTLKFIVTHPLNKKNPVAGLVRFGKWQLKSRLLNRPIICNFATKSKLLVSKGMTGATQNIYCGLQEFNDMAFLLHFLRDTDQFIDIGANVGSYSILASSEIGATTFAVEPVPKTFKSLQKNIRLNNSQDITNSFNMGVGSSKGKILFTAGLDTMNHVAIEGEKNTIEVLVDTFDSLFELNKTTLVKIDTEGFESAVLEGMEKSISNSNLQAIIIELNGLSKRYGYDDNKIHNKLIESGFKPYDYNPFARTLNLRTSYGQYNTLYLRDYKFILNRVQAAPSFKIHNTEF from the coding sequence ATGTCATTTTACAATACACTTAAATTTATAGTTACACATCCTCTTAATAAGAAAAACCCTGTAGCTGGCCTTGTACGTTTTGGTAAATGGCAGTTAAAGAGTAGGCTTCTTAACAGGCCTATTATTTGCAACTTTGCTACTAAAAGTAAGCTATTAGTCTCTAAAGGGATGACTGGAGCAACCCAAAATATATACTGTGGCCTTCAGGAATTTAATGATATGGCTTTCCTTCTTCATTTTCTGCGAGATACGGATCAATTTATCGACATAGGGGCAAACGTAGGTAGTTACAGTATACTTGCTTCATCAGAGATAGGTGCTACCACGTTTGCTGTGGAACCAGTTCCTAAGACCTTTAAAAGCTTACAAAAAAATATAAGGCTGAATAATAGCCAAGATATAACCAACTCTTTTAATATGGGTGTGGGCAGTAGTAAAGGGAAGATTTTATTTACTGCCGGATTAGACACAATGAATCATGTAGCTATAGAAGGAGAAAAAAATACTATAGAGGTCCTTGTAGACACATTTGATAGTCTGTTTGAATTAAATAAAACTACTCTCGTTAAGATAGATACAGAAGGATTTGAATCTGCCGTTTTAGAAGGAATGGAGAAATCAATCTCAAATAGCAACTTGCAAGCTATAATCATTGAGTTAAATGGACTATCTAAAAGATATGGGTATGATGATAATAAAATTCATAATAAGCTCATAGAAAGCGGTTTTAAGCCATATGATTATAATCCTTTTGCACGCACTTTAAATTTACGCACATCGTACGGACAATATAATACTTTGTATTTACGTGATTATAAATTTATTTTAAACAGAGTTCAAGCGGCTCCATCATTTAAGATTCATAATACTGAATTTTAA
- a CDS encoding GH3 auxin-responsive promoter family protein, whose protein sequence is MSIKSFGAKIFASYIQRSIKKWADNPIETQHKVFESLIDAAQYTTFGNDHRFDTIKSHADFVKQVPIRDYEDLRYYVDKMVAGEPDILWPGKPLYFAKTSGTTSGVKYIPLTKDSMKTHPNSARNAILSYIAETGNTDFVDGKMIFLQGSPEMTEKNGIKLGRLSGIVAHYVPNYLQKNRLPSLETNCIEDWEQKVDAIVAETIDQDMTLIGGIPPWVQMYYERLIQKSGKTVGELFKNYQLFVYGGVNYEPYRRKLEDLIGRSVDSIELYPASEGFFAFQDTQTEKGMLLQLDNGIFYEFVKADEFFNENPTRITLKDVALDVNYVMIISTTAGLWAYNIGDTVMFTSLKPYRIMVSGRIKHFISAFGEHVIGKEVEQAMLEASAGTDIKVTEFTVAPQVAPQEGLPYHEWFIEFENEGSGDLHAFAKALDSSLQAQNSYYLDLITGKVLQPLKITKVVKDGFNDYMKSQGKLGGQNKIPRLSNDRKIADVLQSK, encoded by the coding sequence ATGTCGATAAAGTCTTTTGGAGCAAAAATTTTTGCGTCGTACATACAGCGAAGTATAAAAAAATGGGCAGACAACCCTATTGAGACTCAGCACAAGGTTTTTGAGAGTCTTATAGATGCTGCTCAGTATACGACCTTTGGTAATGATCACCGTTTTGATACGATAAAGTCACATGCAGATTTTGTAAAGCAAGTTCCCATAAGAGATTATGAAGACTTGCGCTACTATGTAGATAAAATGGTCGCTGGAGAACCAGATATACTCTGGCCAGGCAAACCTCTTTACTTTGCAAAAACTTCTGGAACTACTTCTGGAGTAAAGTACATTCCGCTTACTAAGGATAGTATGAAAACGCACCCTAACAGTGCGCGTAATGCAATTCTTTCTTACATCGCAGAGACAGGAAATACAGACTTTGTAGATGGTAAGATGATTTTTTTACAAGGAAGCCCAGAGATGACCGAAAAGAATGGCATCAAACTAGGCCGCCTTTCTGGTATTGTCGCACACTATGTGCCTAATTACCTACAGAAGAATAGGCTCCCTAGTCTGGAAACTAATTGTATAGAAGACTGGGAGCAGAAGGTAGATGCGATTGTAGCTGAAACTATAGATCAAGATATGACACTCATAGGAGGGATTCCTCCGTGGGTACAGATGTATTATGAACGTCTTATCCAGAAGAGCGGTAAAACCGTGGGAGAGCTCTTTAAAAACTATCAGTTATTTGTGTACGGAGGTGTAAACTACGAGCCTTACCGTCGCAAGCTAGAGGATCTTATAGGAAGAAGCGTAGACAGTATTGAGTTATATCCAGCCAGTGAAGGGTTTTTTGCCTTTCAAGATACGCAAACAGAGAAAGGAATGCTGTTGCAATTAGACAACGGTATCTTTTATGAGTTTGTAAAAGCAGATGAGTTTTTTAATGAAAACCCAACAAGAATAACGCTTAAGGATGTAGCGCTTGACGTAAATTACGTGATGATCATCTCTACCACAGCAGGACTGTGGGCATATAATATAGGTGATACTGTGATGTTTACAAGTCTCAAGCCGTATCGTATTATGGTTTCCGGGAGAATCAAGCACTTTATTTCGGCTTTTGGAGAGCATGTGATTGGTAAGGAAGTAGAGCAGGCCATGCTTGAAGCATCTGCAGGAACAGATATTAAAGTGACAGAGTTTACGGTAGCACCTCAAGTAGCACCTCAAGAAGGATTACCTTATCATGAGTGGTTTATAGAATTTGAAAATGAAGGGAGTGGTGATTTACACGCTTTCGCGAAAGCGTTAGACTCCTCACTACAAGCTCAAAACTCATACTACCTTGACTTAATCACTGGAAAGGTACTGCAGCCGTTAAAAATTACTAAAGTGGTAAAAGATGGCTTTAATGATTACATGAAATCTCAAGGAAAGCTGGGAGGACAAAATAAAATACCAAGACTTTCAAACGATCGAAAGATTGCTGATGTATTGCAATCAAAATAG
- a CDS encoding GDP-L-fucose synthase family protein: protein MPKNAKIFVAGHRGLVGSAIVNTLEAKGYKCIITRTHKELDLTDTVATQLFFEKVKPEYVFLAAAKVGGIIANNTYRADFLYVNLMIQNNVIHQSYVHGVKKLLFLGSTCIYPKNALQPMPEEALLTGALEYTNEPYAIAKIAGIKLCESYNLQYGTDFISVMPTNLYGFNDNFDLEKSHVLPALIRKIHLAKLLSEGKNDEVCKDLDVSAFAKAQPILEKFGVTAESVEIWGTGTPRREFLWSQDMADACVHILENTSFDDLKGSTTEVRNTHINIGTGEDISIKELATLIKETIGFQGALIFDSSKPDGTPRKLTDVRKLNSLGWKHTVALEDGVNRLYSWYLDIKNR from the coding sequence ATACCTAAAAACGCTAAAATATTCGTTGCAGGACATCGCGGCCTAGTGGGAAGCGCTATTGTAAATACACTTGAAGCAAAAGGTTATAAGTGTATAATAACACGAACTCATAAGGAGCTTGATTTAACAGATACTGTTGCAACGCAACTCTTTTTTGAAAAAGTAAAGCCGGAATATGTTTTCCTAGCAGCTGCCAAAGTGGGAGGGATAATTGCAAATAATACCTACCGAGCAGATTTTCTGTACGTGAATCTCATGATTCAAAATAATGTGATTCATCAGAGTTATGTACACGGAGTTAAGAAGTTATTGTTTTTAGGAAGTACTTGTATTTACCCTAAAAATGCACTACAACCTATGCCTGAAGAGGCGCTACTTACGGGCGCTTTAGAATATACAAATGAGCCGTATGCTATTGCAAAAATAGCAGGAATTAAACTCTGCGAGAGTTATAATCTGCAATATGGAACGGATTTCATTTCGGTGATGCCTACTAATCTATATGGATTTAATGACAACTTCGACTTAGAGAAATCTCACGTGCTACCAGCATTAATAAGAAAAATTCATCTTGCGAAATTACTCTCTGAAGGAAAGAATGATGAGGTTTGTAAGGACTTAGATGTTTCCGCTTTCGCGAAAGCGCAACCTATACTAGAAAAGTTTGGTGTTACAGCCGAAAGTGTGGAGATATGGGGAACAGGAACGCCTAGAAGAGAATTTTTATGGAGTCAAGATATGGCAGATGCTTGTGTACATATCTTAGAAAACACAAGTTTTGACGATTTAAAGGGAAGCACAACCGAAGTAAGAAATACACACATAAACATAGGTACAGGAGAAGATATATCTATAAAAGAACTAGCAACGCTTATCAAAGAAACGATAGGTTTTCAAGGAGCGTTAATTTTTGATAGTTCAAAACCAGATGGCACTCCGCGCAAGCTTACAGACGTAAGAAAACTTAATAGTTTAGGCTGGAAACATACGGTAGCGCTTGAGGATGGAGTTAATAGATTATATAGCTGGTATTTAGATATTAAGAACCGATAA
- the tatA gene encoding twin-arginine translocase TatA/TatE family subunit — MNFLAIFLGMVGPWQIGLIVLVVLLLFGGKKIPEMMRGLGGGIKEFKKASKDEEDDMIEEKK, encoded by the coding sequence ATGAATTTTTTAGCAATATTTTTAGGAATGGTAGGCCCTTGGCAAATAGGACTTATTGTATTAGTTGTTTTATTACTTTTTGGAGGTAAGAAAATCCCTGAAATGATGCGCGGCTTAGGTGGCGGTATCAAAGAATTTAAGAAAGCGTCTAAGGACGAAGAAGACGATATGATAGAAGAGAAGAAGTAA